A stretch of Rhizobium sp. TH2 DNA encodes these proteins:
- the parC gene encoding DNA topoisomerase IV subunit A: MASIEKPPGGGDHIQPVDLKTALEERYLAYALSTIMHRALPDVRDGLKPVHRRIVHAMSEMGVRPNTAYKKCARIVGDVMGKFHPHGDQSIYDALVRLSQEFAIRYPIVDGQGNFGNIDGDNPAAMRYTEARMTEVASLLLEGIGEDAVDFRPTYNEEDEEPVVLPGAFPNLLANGSSGIAVGMATNIPPHNVHELCDAALLLIKKPDATIEDLVEHVAGPDFPTGGTIIDNKKTIIDAYATGRGGFRVRAKWVQEDLGRGGYQIIITEIPYQVQKSRLIEKIAELLLARRLPLLEDIRDESAEDVRIVMIPKSRTVDPALLMEQLYRLTELENRISLNMNVLSMGKVPRVMSLKEVLVEWLAHRKEVLIRRSRHRLAEIDRRLEILGGYLIAYLNIDEVIRIIREEDEPKQVMMARFSLTDLQAESILNMRLRSLRKLEEFEIRTEFDNLSTEKAGIEALLASEDKQWTTIAWEVGEVKKKFAKATPLGRRRTDFADAPETDEEAISQAMIEKEPVTVVVSEKGWIRALKGHTTDRSALQFKEGDSLKIAFNAQTTDKVIIFTTGGKAFTLGADKLPGGRGHGEPLRIMIDMDNDQDVLTAFVLDTSRKLVVASHQGYGFLVPEGELVANTRKGKQILNVSMPDEAKLVIPAKGDHVAVVGENRKMLVFPAAQLPEMSRGKGVRLQRFKDGGISDLRVFNMEDGLSWDDSAGRNFVRKREELTEWMGDRATAGRTVPKGFPRSGKFAG; the protein is encoded by the coding sequence ATGGCAAGCATCGAAAAGCCGCCCGGCGGCGGCGACCACATCCAGCCGGTCGATCTGAAGACAGCACTCGAGGAGCGGTATCTAGCTTACGCGCTCTCCACGATCATGCACCGTGCGCTGCCTGACGTCCGCGACGGCCTCAAGCCGGTGCATCGCCGCATCGTCCACGCGATGAGCGAGATGGGCGTGCGGCCCAATACCGCCTACAAGAAATGCGCCCGTATCGTCGGCGACGTGATGGGTAAATTCCATCCGCATGGCGACCAGTCGATCTACGACGCGCTCGTGCGGCTGTCGCAGGAATTCGCCATCCGCTATCCGATCGTCGATGGCCAGGGCAATTTCGGCAATATCGACGGCGATAACCCGGCAGCGATGCGTTACACCGAAGCGCGGATGACCGAGGTCGCCTCACTGCTGCTCGAAGGCATCGGCGAGGATGCGGTCGATTTTCGCCCGACCTACAACGAGGAAGACGAAGAGCCCGTCGTGCTGCCGGGCGCTTTCCCCAATCTTCTCGCCAACGGCTCGTCCGGCATCGCTGTCGGCATGGCGACCAACATCCCGCCGCACAATGTGCATGAACTCTGCGATGCCGCGCTGCTGCTGATCAAGAAACCCGATGCGACCATCGAGGACCTTGTCGAGCATGTCGCGGGTCCGGATTTCCCCACCGGCGGCACGATCATCGACAACAAAAAGACGATCATCGACGCCTATGCGACCGGCCGCGGCGGCTTCCGCGTGCGCGCCAAATGGGTGCAGGAGGATCTCGGCCGCGGCGGCTACCAGATCATCATCACCGAAATTCCCTATCAGGTGCAGAAGTCGCGGCTGATCGAGAAGATCGCCGAACTACTACTCGCGCGGCGTCTGCCGCTGCTCGAGGATATCCGCGACGAATCCGCCGAGGACGTGCGGATCGTGATGATCCCGAAGAGCCGCACCGTCGATCCGGCGCTGCTGATGGAGCAGCTCTACCGCCTGACCGAGCTCGAGAACCGCATCTCGCTCAACATGAACGTGCTGTCCATGGGCAAAGTGCCCAGGGTCATGTCGTTGAAGGAGGTGCTGGTCGAATGGCTGGCGCACCGCAAGGAAGTGCTGATCCGCCGCTCGAGGCATCGTCTGGCAGAGATCGACCGCCGGCTGGAAATCCTCGGCGGCTACCTGATCGCCTATCTCAACATCGACGAGGTGATCCGCATCATCCGCGAGGAGGATGAGCCGAAGCAGGTGATGATGGCGAGGTTCAGCCTCACCGACCTGCAGGCGGAATCGATCCTCAACATGCGGCTGCGCTCTCTGCGCAAGCTGGAAGAATTCGAGATCCGCACCGAGTTCGACAATCTCTCCACCGAGAAGGCGGGCATCGAGGCGCTGCTCGCCTCCGAGGACAAGCAGTGGACCACCATCGCCTGGGAAGTCGGCGAGGTGAAGAAGAAATTCGCCAAGGCAACGCCGCTCGGCCGCCGACGCACCGATTTTGCCGATGCGCCAGAGACTGATGAAGAGGCAATCAGCCAGGCGATGATCGAGAAGGAGCCGGTGACGGTCGTCGTCTCGGAAAAGGGCTGGATCCGCGCACTGAAGGGCCACACGACGGATCGCTCGGCACTGCAGTTCAAGGAAGGCGACAGCCTCAAGATCGCCTTCAATGCCCAGACCACCGACAAGGTCATCATCTTCACCACGGGTGGCAAGGCGTTTACGCTCGGCGCCGACAAGCTGCCGGGCGGGCGTGGCCACGGCGAGCCGCTCCGCATCATGATCGACATGGACAACGACCAGGACGTGCTGACCGCCTTCGTGCTCGACACGTCGCGCAAGCTGGTTGTCGCCTCGCATCAGGGCTATGGCTTCCTGGTGCCCGAGGGCGAACTCGTCGCCAATACCCGCAAGGGCAAGCAGATCCTCAACGTGTCGATGCCCGACGAGGCCAAGCTGGTCATTCCGGCCAAGGGCGATCATGTCGCGGTGGTCGGCGAGAACCGCAAGATGCTGGTCTTTCCGGCGGCACAGTTACCGGAGATGAGCCGCGGCAAGGGCGTCCGGCTTCAGCGCTTCAAGGACGGCGGAATCTCCGATCTCCGCGTGTTCAACATGGAGGACGGGCTCTCCTGGGACGATTCCGCCGGGCGGAACTTCGTGCGGAAGCGGGAAGAGCTCACGGAGTGGATGGGCGATCGCGCGACCGCCGGCCGGACGGTGCCCAAGGGTTTCCCACGGTCTGGTAAGTTCGCGGGCTGA
- a CDS encoding AbrB/MazE/SpoVT family DNA-binding domain-containing protein, translating into MENPQNDDTLGILFPDEVVEEIGLKEGDVFDVVDTGDGFALRPVNPELAERMRGAFQNPSTFKAILQDLSKQKRRFPL; encoded by the coding sequence ATGGAAAATCCGCAAAACGACGACACCCTGGGCATCCTGTTTCCAGACGAAGTGGTCGAAGAGATTGGGCTTAAAGAAGGCGATGTCTTCGATGTCGTCGACACTGGTGATGGCTTCGCTTTACGTCCGGTGAACCCGGAATTGGCAGAACGAATGCGGGGCGCATTTCAAAATCCTTCGACGTTTAAGGCGATCTTGCAGGACCTGTCTAAACAGAAGCGCCGGTTCCCGCTCTGA
- a CDS encoding DMT family transporter has product MPFSKLSPHMKGVLLTFCGGLALSFDIPVLRLAEGEIWSVLFMRSILTVGIAILIILVIRLVTGKAPLLVPGFPGVIVAMLYAASTVFFMLAVFNTTSANVAFILAFNPMFGALLSWLFLGEKPRRATFVAMAAMTVGVLMIVANGLESGHFWGDLATAASALSIAGALTYSRASRQDFGFTPMVAAILPAIIGGIVMFQGTGYQIDVPIWIYLNGLFLTPFAFWALAIGPKYLSAAETGMVYLLETVLAPVWVWLIFTEEPPVPTLIGGAIILIALVWHSTHTMRREEIPLH; this is encoded by the coding sequence ATGCCCTTTTCAAAATTGTCCCCTCACATGAAGGGCGTCTTGCTGACCTTTTGCGGCGGCCTGGCACTGTCCTTCGATATCCCGGTCCTCAGGCTTGCCGAGGGCGAAATCTGGTCGGTGCTGTTCATGCGTTCGATCCTGACGGTCGGGATCGCCATCCTCATCATTTTGGTCATCCGCTTGGTGACCGGCAAGGCACCGCTGCTCGTGCCGGGCTTCCCCGGCGTGATCGTCGCGATGCTTTACGCAGCGTCGACCGTGTTCTTCATGCTGGCCGTGTTCAACACGACGTCAGCCAACGTCGCCTTCATCCTGGCCTTCAACCCGATGTTCGGCGCTCTGCTTTCCTGGCTGTTCCTCGGCGAGAAGCCACGCCGCGCGACCTTCGTCGCCATGGCTGCGATGACAGTGGGCGTGCTGATGATCGTGGCGAACGGCCTCGAAAGCGGCCACTTCTGGGGCGACCTCGCGACGGCCGCCTCTGCCCTCTCGATCGCCGGCGCGCTGACTTACAGCCGGGCCTCGCGCCAGGATTTCGGCTTCACCCCCATGGTCGCGGCCATCCTGCCCGCCATTATCGGCGGGATCGTGATGTTCCAGGGCACCGGCTACCAGATCGACGTGCCCATCTGGATCTACCTCAACGGACTGTTCCTCACCCCCTTCGCCTTCTGGGCGCTCGCCATCGGCCCGAAGTACCTCTCGGCCGCCGAAACCGGCATGGTCTACCTGCTCGAAACGGTGCTGGCCCCGGTCTGGGTCTGGTTGATCTTCACCGAGGAACCGCCGGTGCCGACCTTGATCGGCGGCGCGATCATTCTCATCGCGCTGGTATGGCACTCGACGCACACGATGCGGCGGGAGGAGATACCGCTGCATTGA
- a CDS encoding arginyltransferase — translation MNTQVHPSPQFFMTAPAPCPYLPGQTERKVFTHLVGQRAPEMNDILTQGGFRRSQNIAYRPACENCRACVSVRIIIDEFEPTKSMKRAVAGNADLLAKEYPAEPSTEQFALFRQYLDSRHQKGGMSDMTVLDYAMMIEDTHVNTKVIEYRIREEGDGIAEKPAGRLVAVALTDSMADGLSMVYSYYDPSLTDRSLGTFMILDHIRRAKAKGLPHVYLGYWVEGSRKMTYKTRFLPQEHLLMQGWTRYTPPAE, via the coding sequence ATGAATACGCAGGTCCACCCTTCGCCGCAGTTTTTCATGACGGCCCCCGCGCCGTGCCCCTATCTGCCGGGCCAGACCGAGCGCAAGGTCTTCACGCATCTCGTCGGCCAGCGCGCGCCGGAGATGAACGATATCCTCACCCAGGGCGGGTTCCGCCGGTCGCAGAACATCGCCTATCGTCCGGCTTGCGAGAACTGCCGCGCCTGCGTCTCGGTCCGCATCATCATCGACGAGTTCGAGCCGACAAAATCGATGAAGCGGGCGGTCGCCGGCAATGCCGACCTGCTGGCCAAGGAATATCCCGCCGAACCCTCGACCGAACAGTTCGCGCTGTTCCGGCAATATCTCGACAGCCGCCACCAGAAGGGCGGCATGTCCGACATGACCGTGCTCGATTATGCAATGATGATCGAGGACACGCATGTGAACACCAAGGTCATCGAATACCGGATACGCGAGGAAGGTGACGGCATCGCCGAAAAACCGGCCGGAAGGCTGGTTGCGGTGGCGCTTACCGATTCGATGGCCGACGGCCTCTCCATGGTCTATTCCTATTACGATCCATCGCTGACCGACCGCTCGCTCGGCACCTTCATGATTCTTGACCATATCCGCCGCGCGAAGGCCAAGGGCCTGCCGCATGTCTATCTCGGCTATTGGGTCGAGGGTTCGCGGAAGATGACGTATAAGACCCGCTTCCTGCCGCAGGAGCATCTTCTCATGCAGGGCTGGACCCGCTACACCCCACCTGCCGAATAA
- a CDS encoding RDD family protein, translating to MTDTYQQDGQNLDHAFDGVLTRRVLAFVIDYMLIAVLLVPAWVILFFFSILTLGLGFMLYPVSFFIVAGLYFALTLSSERQATPGMQVMDLTMERDDGRRIDFSIAVVHVIAFWVINSLLTPFLLLAGLFTSRKRLIHDMLLGTCMMRASATYR from the coding sequence ATGACTGATACATATCAACAGGACGGGCAAAATCTCGACCATGCCTTCGACGGCGTGCTGACGCGACGCGTCCTGGCATTCGTCATCGACTACATGCTGATCGCGGTGCTGCTGGTGCCGGCCTGGGTGATCCTGTTCTTCTTCTCGATCCTGACGCTCGGCCTGGGCTTCATGCTCTATCCGGTCTCCTTCTTCATCGTCGCGGGTCTCTATTTTGCGCTGACGCTAAGCTCCGAACGTCAGGCGACGCCCGGCATGCAGGTGATGGACCTGACGATGGAGCGCGACGATGGCCGCCGCATCGATTTTTCGATCGCCGTCGTCCATGTCATCGCCTTCTGGGTGATCAACTCGCTGTTGACGCCGTTCCTGCTGCTGGCCGGCCTGTTCACCTCGCGCAAGCGGCTGATCCACGACATGCTGCTCGGCACCTGCATGATGCGCGCCAGTGCGACGTATCGATAG
- the hemB gene encoding porphobilinogen synthase, with translation MTDKTHLVDHITGHRRMRRNRKADWTRRMVRENQLTVDDLIWPIFLVAGSGIIEPIPAMPGVNRMSVDKAVEAAKQAADLGIPALATFPNEDLSLRDETGSHSLVENNLINEATRAIKKAVPGIGIITDVALDPFTSHGHDGILRGGIIVNDETVDAISRAAVMQADAGSDIIAPSDMMDGRVGAIRRALDAAGHQDVGIMSYATKFASAHYGPYREAISTSGLLRGDKKTYYIDPANGTEALRDAALDVEEGADMLMVKPGLPYLDICWRIKQEFGLPVFAYQVSGEYTMVKAAAAQGWIDGERVMLEQLLSFKRAGCDGILTYFAMDVARLLAKR, from the coding sequence ATGACCGACAAAACCCATCTCGTGGACCACATAACCGGCCACCGCCGCATGCGGCGCAACCGCAAGGCCGACTGGACACGGCGCATGGTGCGCGAGAACCAGTTGACGGTGGATGACCTGATCTGGCCGATCTTCCTTGTCGCGGGCTCGGGTATCATCGAGCCGATCCCGGCCATGCCCGGCGTCAACCGCATGAGCGTGGACAAGGCTGTCGAAGCGGCGAAGCAAGCGGCCGATCTCGGCATTCCTGCCCTTGCCACCTTCCCCAACGAGGATCTATCGCTGCGCGACGAGACGGGCTCACATTCGCTGGTCGAGAACAACCTGATCAACGAGGCGACCCGGGCGATCAAGAAGGCGGTGCCCGGGATCGGCATCATCACCGATGTGGCGCTCGATCCGTTCACAAGCCACGGCCATGACGGCATCCTGCGCGGCGGCATCATCGTCAACGACGAAACGGTGGATGCGATTTCCCGCGCGGCCGTCATGCAGGCAGACGCGGGTTCCGACATCATCGCGCCTTCCGACATGATGGACGGCCGGGTCGGCGCGATCCGCCGGGCGCTGGATGCGGCCGGGCATCAGGATGTCGGCATCATGTCCTATGCGACGAAATTCGCATCCGCTCATTACGGACCTTATCGCGAGGCGATCTCGACCAGCGGCCTGCTGCGGGGCGACAAGAAGACCTATTACATCGACCCCGCCAACGGCACCGAGGCGCTGCGCGATGCCGCGCTCGATGTCGAGGAAGGCGCCGACATGCTGATGGTCAAGCCAGGCCTGCCCTATCTCGATATCTGCTGGCGCATCAAGCAGGAGTTCGGCCTGCCTGTTTTCGCCTACCAGGTGTCGGGCGAATATACGATGGTGAAAGCCGCCGCAGCCCAGGGCTGGATCGACGGCGAACGGGTGATGCTCGAACAGTTGCTGTCTTTCAAGCGTGCCGGCTGCGACGGTATCCTGACCTATTTCGCCATGGATGTGGCAAGGCTGCTTGCAAAGCGCTGA
- a CDS encoding DUF6163 family protein — MTDTETLPRATFFLPELLMTIFMRMVAVACLWFALDTWSDLIGYGSNGILRFDLLDTDMQAAAAALSVLYPVAAIGLWLKGSWGPVVWTVTAAVEVARHESFPGIFGTSGPTLLMIASTVALYVALRVTLWLKKPVKAGPKFAAR; from the coding sequence ATGACCGATACCGAGACATTGCCGCGGGCGACTTTCTTCCTGCCGGAACTGCTGATGACGATCTTCATGCGCATGGTGGCGGTGGCCTGCCTGTGGTTCGCGCTCGACACGTGGTCGGATCTGATCGGCTACGGCTCGAACGGCATATTGCGCTTCGATCTCCTGGACACCGACATGCAGGCGGCGGCGGCGGCACTTTCGGTGCTCTACCCGGTGGCAGCCATAGGCCTGTGGCTCAAGGGCTCCTGGGGGCCAGTGGTCTGGACGGTGACGGCGGCGGTGGAAGTTGCACGCCACGAGAGCTTTCCGGGCATCTTCGGAACCTCGGGTCCGACGCTGCTGATGATCGCCTCGACGGTCGCCCTCTACGTGGCGCTCAGGGTCACATTGTGGCTCAAAAAGCCGGTCAAGGCAGGCCCGAAATTCGCAGCCAGGTAA
- the ldtR gene encoding transcriptional regulator LdtR produces the protein MNAKLKAPVQAIDPSEQVIHNLYLESVHLVERLHRRLLDVIKDEFDRQGRDDINAVQALLLFNIGSSELTAGELRSRGYYMGSNVSYNVKKLVDLGFINHARSRIDRRSVRISLTDKGQDVAETVAKLYQRHVGSIHKVGGIGTDEFGQMNKLLQRLDRFWNDQILYRL, from the coding sequence ATGAACGCGAAGCTCAAGGCCCCAGTCCAGGCGATCGATCCCTCCGAGCAGGTCATCCACAATCTCTATCTCGAAAGCGTGCATCTGGTCGAGCGGCTGCACCGCCGTCTCCTCGATGTCATCAAGGACGAGTTCGACCGCCAGGGCCGCGACGACATCAACGCCGTGCAGGCGCTGCTCCTCTTCAACATCGGCTCTTCCGAACTGACCGCCGGCGAACTGCGCTCGCGCGGTTACTACATGGGCTCGAACGTGTCCTATAATGTCAAGAAGCTGGTCGACCTCGGCTTCATCAACCACGCCCGCTCGCGCATCGACCGCCGCTCGGTCCGCATCTCGCTGACCGACAAGGGCCAGGACGTCGCCGAAACGGTGGCAAAACTCTACCAGCGCCATGTCGGCTCGATCCACAAGGTCGGCGGCATCGGCACCGACGAATTCGGCCAGATGAACAAGCTGCTGCAGAGATTGGATCGGTTCTGGAACGACCAGATTTTGTATCGGCTCTAA